In Longimicrobium sp., a single genomic region encodes these proteins:
- a CDS encoding serine hydrolase, giving the protein MTATAKATKGTLHDTVQRIADEAGAQRVGVAWYDYETKRAWDLDGDEWFHAASTIKVPILLGVFGAAHRGVLVLDSRVHVRNRFYSAADGKPFHVESGRDANSEVHRALGKTMKVNELAYHMIVTSSNLATNLLVDLVGIDEIRKSVEKLGVTGVELHRGVEDERAWEKGLNNRVTAKGLISVLRPIEEGTAFDVPLSARMLEILHDQEFRSGIPAGVPEGARVANKTGEISTVAHDAAIVYLPGRKPYCLAVLTQWEPGASGRSDTIARISRAIYEHLTAGEGRDG; this is encoded by the coding sequence ATGACGGCTACGGCGAAGGCAACGAAGGGCACGCTCCACGACACGGTGCAGCGGATCGCGGACGAGGCGGGCGCGCAGCGCGTGGGCGTGGCCTGGTACGACTATGAAACGAAACGTGCGTGGGACCTGGACGGCGACGAGTGGTTCCACGCCGCCAGCACCATCAAGGTGCCCATCCTGCTCGGCGTGTTCGGCGCCGCGCACCGGGGCGTGCTGGTGCTGGACAGCCGCGTGCACGTGCGCAACCGCTTCTACAGCGCGGCCGATGGCAAGCCGTTCCACGTGGAGAGCGGGCGCGACGCCAACAGCGAGGTGCACCGCGCGCTGGGCAAGACCATGAAGGTGAACGAGCTGGCGTACCACATGATCGTCACCAGCAGCAACCTGGCGACGAACCTCCTGGTGGACCTCGTCGGAATCGACGAGATCCGCAAATCGGTGGAGAAGCTGGGGGTGACGGGCGTGGAGCTGCACCGCGGCGTGGAAGACGAGCGGGCGTGGGAGAAGGGGCTGAACAACCGGGTGACGGCGAAGGGGCTCATCTCCGTCCTTCGCCCCATCGAGGAGGGGACGGCGTTCGACGTGCCGCTCTCGGCGCGGATGCTGGAGATCCTGCACGACCAGGAGTTCAGGAGCGGGATCCCCGCCGGGGTGCCGGAGGGCGCGCGGGTGGCCAACAAGACGGGCGAGATCAGCACCGTGGCGCACGACGCGGCCATCGTCTACCTCCCCGGCCGCAAGCCGTACTGCCTGGCCGTGCTCACGCAGTGGGAGCCGGGCGCCTCGGGACGCAGCGACACCATCGCCCGCATCTCGCGCGCGATCTACGAGCACCTGACCGCGGGGGAAGGCCGGGATGGCTGA